A window of the Geothermobacter hydrogeniphilus genome harbors these coding sequences:
- a CDS encoding sulfurtransferase, translated as MVKKLIIVLLLIAGGAVQAQAALEDYFVSTGWLADNLEKVRVVDVRKAAGYLFGHIPGAVNVERSEFLSTRNGTKSLVPTADEFVALMSRLGITADTPVVAYTSDSGSYSARFVWTLRFHGHEKAYVLDGGYDKWKKEGRKTEMMSADQPAATEYVLKHAPDIRAEEDYVLTRLDHPDTLVWDTRRTSEYQGTEVRAARGGHIPGAIHLNWTELQTEVNGVRVLKSKKELLSLLADRGITPDKEILAHCQTGIRSSYATLVLLGLGYPRVKNYDGSWIEWAHNPDLPVVDPARVAGKIELPER; from the coding sequence ATGGTTAAAAAACTGATCATCGTCCTGCTGCTGATTGCGGGAGGCGCTGTCCAGGCCCAGGCGGCGCTGGAGGATTACTTTGTTTCAACCGGGTGGCTTGCCGACAATCTTGAAAAGGTACGCGTGGTCGATGTGCGCAAGGCTGCCGGGTACCTGTTCGGTCATATTCCCGGCGCGGTGAATGTCGAACGGAGTGAATTTCTTTCCACCCGCAACGGCACCAAGAGCCTGGTGCCGACGGCGGATGAATTTGTCGCCCTGATGAGCCGGCTCGGGATCACGGCGGATACCCCCGTGGTTGCCTATACCTCCGACAGCGGCTCCTATTCGGCCCGGTTTGTCTGGACCCTGCGCTTCCACGGGCATGAAAAGGCCTATGTTCTTGATGGCGGCTACGACAAGTGGAAAAAAGAGGGACGTAAAACTGAAATGATGTCGGCCGATCAGCCGGCCGCGACAGAATATGTCCTGAAGCATGCCCCCGACATCCGTGCCGAGGAAGATTATGTTCTGACCCGTCTCGATCATCCCGACACCCTGGTCTGGGATACGCGGCGGACCAGTGAGTATCAGGGAACCGAGGTGCGGGCCGCTCGCGGCGGTCATATCCCGGGCGCGATTCACCTGAACTGGACGGAACTGCAGACCGAAGTCAACGGGGTTCGGGTGCTGAAGTCGAAAAAAGAATTGTTGAGCCTGTTGGCTGACAGGGGGATTACCCCGGACAAGGAAATCCTGGCCCACTGCCAGACCGGTATCCGTTCTTCATACGCCACCCTGGTGCTGTTGGGTCTGGGATATCCGCGGGTGAAGAACTACGACGGTTCCTGGATCGAATGGGCGCATAATCCGGATCTGCCGGTGGTTGATCCGGCCCGTGTTGCCGGCAAGATTGAGCTGCCCGAGAGATGA
- a CDS encoding GSU3473 family protein, producing MMIRIRYRDGRFDMVKANQIDSLLRSGKINAFRRADGWAEPDRVPLRGYAADTYYLGYDRRAPQGPAPSSTAVMAETGETEQ from the coding sequence ATGATGATTCGCATCAGATATCGGGACGGTCGTTTTGACATGGTCAAGGCGAACCAGATTGATTCGCTGCTGCGGTCGGGAAAGATCAACGCCTTCCGACGCGCTGACGGTTGGGCGGAACCCGACCGGGTTCCACTGCGGGGATATGCTGCCGATACCTATTATCTCGGATATGACCGTCGGGCACCACAGGGTCCGGCGCCATCTTCAACCGCCGTCATGGCCGAAACCGGGGAAACGGAGCAGTGA
- a CDS encoding FG-GAP repeat domain-containing protein → MKSLAVLFCSIMLLAASLVCPDIVRAESGANLTDFFAPLTAKVIMPVEKGVLIDKGAADGLAPGDILALVKTEKEIRNPRTGEVVDTLTDYAGFLVADRVKANLSYCRVVGRTGSVKEGSSARRFENVPIFFEDASGDGFPVFQALRKKLPHLLWQDYRVGSSPLTADGPALQIRYEDGSLTVVNRNKQILFVQRQVLPAPAAPVVAGRPVSAPVVAPSVAAPSVAVAEGRQPSWQAERIALDEQGAIAAVRAGDLDGDGRSDVLVGFDHALLVGHLENGKFREVSRTVFSADPQLINLSLFDLDGDGRLEVIASLLEEDRADARVYRFADGRLTRIAGAPMLLSIYQPAQGKAVVIGLDSTELMNRKPQFYTVTLANGQLLRTPCSLTGPDQPYGVVGFTDGDGASWLALLSPSGRIQVRNGDGEVRWESSDRFGGSTRGIQVAQPGRQNPDDFKMYFFRSRLLRTVRGTLLVSRHDDPGVFGNNPSYRKGTMVELAWNGASLDEIDRSRPLGGMVVDFDPLDQSGDGSRLLVAVLYREPGFFQKAVSGLVVLSRH, encoded by the coding sequence ATGAAGTCTCTTGCCGTTCTCTTCTGCAGCATTATGCTGCTTGCCGCCAGCCTGGTCTGCCCGGATATCGTTCGGGCCGAGTCGGGCGCGAATCTGACCGATTTTTTTGCCCCCCTGACCGCCAAGGTGATCATGCCGGTTGAGAAGGGAGTTCTGATCGACAAGGGGGCTGCCGACGGACTGGCTCCGGGTGATATCCTGGCCCTGGTCAAGACCGAAAAAGAGATCCGCAATCCCCGGACCGGGGAGGTGGTTGACACGTTGACCGATTATGCCGGTTTCCTGGTGGCGGATCGGGTCAAGGCGAATCTCAGCTACTGCCGGGTGGTCGGCAGGACCGGATCGGTCAAAGAGGGGAGCAGCGCCCGCCGTTTCGAGAATGTTCCGATCTTTTTCGAGGATGCCTCCGGTGACGGGTTTCCGGTCTTTCAGGCGTTGCGGAAAAAACTGCCGCACCTGCTCTGGCAGGATTATCGCGTAGGGTCGTCTCCCCTGACCGCGGATGGCCCCGCGCTGCAGATCCGTTATGAAGACGGCAGTCTGACGGTTGTCAACCGGAACAAGCAGATCCTTTTTGTTCAGCGACAGGTTCTGCCCGCGCCGGCGGCGCCGGTGGTTGCCGGCCGCCCGGTCAGCGCTCCGGTTGTCGCGCCGTCTGTGGCGGCCCCGTCTGTCGCTGTCGCTGAAGGTCGGCAACCGTCCTGGCAGGCGGAGCGGATCGCTCTTGACGAACAGGGTGCGATCGCTGCCGTGCGCGCCGGCGACCTGGACGGCGACGGCCGGTCGGACGTTCTGGTCGGGTTCGACCATGCTCTGCTGGTTGGTCACCTGGAAAACGGAAAATTCCGCGAGGTCTCCCGGACGGTCTTTTCCGCCGATCCGCAACTGATCAACCTGTCTCTGTTTGACCTCGACGGCGATGGCCGGCTGGAAGTCATTGCCTCTCTGCTGGAGGAGGATCGTGCCGATGCCCGTGTCTATCGGTTCGCCGATGGTCGTCTGACCCGGATCGCCGGGGCCCCCATGCTGCTTTCCATCTACCAGCCGGCTCAGGGCAAGGCCGTCGTCATCGGGCTCGATTCGACTGAGTTGATGAACCGCAAGCCGCAGTTTTATACCGTCACCCTGGCGAACGGACAGCTGCTGAGAACCCCCTGCAGCCTGACCGGCCCGGACCAGCCCTATGGTGTTGTCGGGTTTACGGACGGGGACGGTGCGTCCTGGTTGGCCCTTTTGTCGCCGAGTGGGCGGATCCAGGTTCGCAATGGCGATGGCGAAGTTCGCTGGGAGAGTTCCGATCGTTTCGGTGGTTCGACCCGGGGAATTCAGGTTGCGCAACCCGGGCGGCAGAATCCCGATGATTTCAAGATGTATTTCTTCCGCTCCCGCCTGCTGCGGACAGTGCGGGGGACACTGCTGGTTTCCCGGCACGATGATCCCGGGGTGTTCGGCAACAACCCCAGTTATCGAAAAGGGACGATGGTGGAGCTGGCCTGGAACGGCGCCTCTCTGGACGAGATTGATCGGAGCAGGCCCCTCGGCGGCATGGTTGTCGATTTTGACCCGCTTGATCAGTCGGGAGATGGATCCCGGTTACTGGTTGCGGTTCTCTACCGCGAGCCCGGATTTTTCCAGAAGGCGGTTTCCGGATTGGTTGTCCTTTCCCGTCACTGA
- a CDS encoding tetratricopeptide repeat protein, which produces MLISTNTGAAICLLLLMTAGTVTTSSATALLSEENNQTLARVSIPSRDADQRKFAPGDLSISDSNGERRTGATPDSLRNSSKDQPAIERQRLMRSAMRGDPMAQYLMGLQYLKDSGFRHNHPGKARYWLKRAALNGLPAAETEYGLMLFRGEGGAIDRNTAITWLKKGAAHNDPRAAYALGLIFSQPAYGLPRQPARAARYFTLAARNGLAAAQYYLAKAYLDGNGRPYSPAAAFAWLRLAARQGDSDALSLLGRTENQIEKDRDEEALQAVKCSFDEPALVADCLSPGNRRTN; this is translated from the coding sequence ATGCTCATTTCAACCAACACCGGCGCAGCGATTTGCCTGCTGCTGTTGATGACCGCGGGAACCGTTACAACATCTTCAGCGACAGCATTGCTGTCGGAGGAAAACAACCAGACCCTGGCGAGGGTCAGCATTCCTTCACGAGATGCCGACCAGAGAAAATTCGCACCGGGGGATCTGTCGATCTCCGACAGCAACGGGGAGCGGCGGACCGGAGCGACCCCGGACAGCCTCAGGAACTCCTCAAAGGATCAACCCGCAATCGAACGTCAACGCCTGATGCGTTCTGCGATGCGTGGCGACCCGATGGCCCAATACCTGATGGGCCTCCAATACCTGAAGGACAGTGGATTCAGACACAACCATCCCGGCAAGGCTCGCTACTGGCTGAAACGGGCGGCATTGAACGGCCTGCCCGCGGCCGAGACGGAATATGGACTGATGCTTTTTCGGGGCGAAGGGGGAGCGATCGACCGCAACACGGCCATCACCTGGCTGAAGAAAGGGGCGGCGCATAACGACCCGCGGGCCGCTTATGCGCTCGGACTGATTTTCAGTCAGCCGGCGTACGGTCTACCCCGGCAGCCGGCCCGAGCGGCCCGGTACTTCACCCTGGCAGCCCGCAACGGCCTCGCCGCGGCGCAGTACTATCTTGCCAAGGCCTACCTCGATGGCAACGGCCGCCCTTACAGTCCGGCGGCGGCATTCGCTTGGCTGCGCCTGGCCGCCCGGCAGGGAGATTCGGATGCTCTCTCCCTGCTGGGCCGGACCGAAAATCAGATTGAGAAGGACCGGGACGAGGAAGCCCTGCAGGCGGTTAAATGCAGTTTTGATGAACCGGCCCTGGTGGCCGACTGTCTCTCGCCCGGAAACCGCAGGACTAACTGA
- a CDS encoding GAF domain-containing protein gives MKISDFCSRLEDRLATRAAGEGRIELVVQAVHKAFNVRPDEVALFTLDGATSVLCFLWPLKLRSSGFVPLSSSDSLAARTARDNRPYLNNRFASAQHASIFESIRLSNNQIGKPEPIQKIISAPLSIKGDVKGVIQVCRKGSDPAKAGPNFSPEELDALAEIARSIARYL, from the coding sequence ATGAAAATCAGTGACTTCTGCAGCCGCCTCGAAGATCGTCTCGCCACCCGCGCCGCCGGTGAAGGCCGGATCGAACTCGTCGTGCAGGCTGTTCACAAGGCCTTCAACGTCAGACCGGATGAAGTTGCCCTTTTCACCCTTGACGGAGCAACCAGCGTCCTCTGCTTTCTCTGGCCGCTCAAACTGCGCAGCAGCGGCTTCGTCCCCCTCTCTTCCAGTGACTCTCTGGCCGCCCGGACCGCCCGCGACAACCGTCCCTACCTCAACAACCGCTTCGCTTCGGCCCAGCACGCCTCTATCTTTGAGTCGATCCGTCTCAGCAACAATCAGATCGGCAAACCCGAGCCCATTCAGAAAATCATCAGCGCCCCCTTGAGTATCAAGGGCGATGTCAAGGGCGTCATCCAGGTCTGCCGTAAAGGCAGCGACCCCGCTAAAGCCGGCCCCAACTTCAGCCCGGAGGAACTGGACGCCCTGGCCGAAATCGCCCGAAGCATCGCCCGCTACCTCTGA
- a CDS encoding DUF3106 domain-containing protein — translation MKQFSIIALFLTCLLLAVSPAARAVPVTGQDSATAVQRNDPAFQKALQRWQQMTPQQRQLLRERYRAFKRLSPEQQQRVRQRLQRFRQLPPEKRRLLRQRYERFRKLPPAQQQKLRKLYRRMQELPPDQRKQLRRDIREMRKLPAEQRHQRRQELRRRYFDSPRRAPRRGMHR, via the coding sequence ATGAAACAGTTTTCGATCATAGCCCTGTTTCTGACTTGTCTACTGTTGGCCGTCTCTCCGGCCGCCCGGGCCGTGCCGGTCACCGGTCAGGACTCCGCCACCGCCGTCCAGCGGAATGATCCCGCCTTCCAAAAGGCCCTGCAACGCTGGCAGCAGATGACCCCGCAACAGCGGCAGCTACTGCGTGAACGCTACCGGGCCTTCAAGCGGCTCTCTCCCGAACAGCAACAGCGGGTTCGTCAGCGGCTGCAGCGCTTCCGTCAACTGCCGCCGGAAAAACGCCGGCTGCTCCGCCAACGCTACGAACGCTTCCGCAAACTGCCGCCCGCCCAACAGCAGAAATTGCGCAAACTCTACCGGCGCATGCAGGAGCTGCCTCCCGACCAGCGCAAACAGTTGCGCCGGGACATCCGCGAGATGCGCAAACTTCCGGCCGAACAACGACACCAGCGTCGCCAGGAATTGCGTCGTCGCTATTTCGACAGCCCCAGACGGGCACCGCGTCGCGGCATGCATCGCTGA
- a CDS encoding anti-sigma factor family protein: protein MKRTDCQPELLTLYHYHELEETERQRVADHLADCSACRKELEELNRVLRLADTGRLEISNLERQQFTQRVSAAGRGRKRSRIPAWGLALSSATALGLTLILLRPGITPQPQPPQQQSSPIFADIDMLQNFDMLDDLDLLENLDLLQEMGDLG from the coding sequence ATGAAACGAACCGACTGCCAACCGGAACTTCTCACTCTGTACCATTATCACGAGCTGGAAGAAACCGAGCGCCAACGGGTTGCGGATCACCTGGCCGACTGCTCCGCCTGCCGGAAGGAACTCGAAGAGCTTAACCGGGTGCTGCGACTTGCCGATACCGGACGCCTTGAGATTTCAAACCTCGAACGCCAGCAGTTCACGCAACGGGTGTCTGCCGCCGGCCGCGGGCGAAAACGTTCACGTATCCCGGCCTGGGGCCTGGCATTGAGCAGCGCAACCGCTCTGGGTCTGACCCTGATTCTGCTGCGTCCCGGCATCACGCCGCAACCTCAGCCCCCGCAGCAGCAGAGCAGCCCGATTTTCGCTGATATCGATATGCTGCAGAATTTCGATATGCTCGATGACCTTGACCTGCTGGAAAATCTCGACCTGCTTCAGGAAATGGGAGACCTTGGATGA
- a CDS encoding RNA polymerase sigma factor, which yields MVERSEQILLEQARAGDEESFARLVDTHAGRLINLGWRMTGSREQAEDLAQEAFLRLHRSLGSFRGDSSLSTWLYRTLSRLAIDHLRREKLKRKIFFFRGADSEQADPVDIAPDPGAGPGEALLAMETGQRVRRALQQLSPQQRAVFTLRHDEGLSLQEIADALQLSLGTVKAHLHRAVTSLREELHDLRERIGS from the coding sequence ATGGTCGAACGCAGCGAACAGATCCTGCTGGAACAGGCCCGCGCCGGCGATGAAGAGAGTTTCGCCCGCCTGGTGGATACCCACGCCGGCAGGCTGATCAACCTCGGCTGGAGGATGACCGGCAGCCGGGAGCAGGCCGAGGACCTGGCCCAGGAAGCCTTTCTGCGCCTGCACCGCTCACTCGGCAGCTTTCGCGGCGACAGCAGCCTCTCGACCTGGCTCTATCGCACGCTGTCACGTCTGGCCATCGACCACCTGCGCCGCGAAAAGCTGAAACGAAAGATCTTTTTCTTCCGCGGCGCCGACAGCGAACAGGCCGACCCGGTCGATATCGCTCCCGATCCCGGAGCCGGCCCGGGGGAAGCCCTGCTGGCGATGGAGACCGGGCAGCGGGTACGCCGCGCGCTGCAGCAGCTTTCACCCCAGCAGCGCGCCGTTTTCACCCTGCGCCACGACGAAGGACTGTCGCTGCAGGAGATCGCCGACGCCCTGCAACTCAGCCTGGGGACGGTCAAGGCGCACCTGCACCGGGCGGTCACCAGCCTGCGTGAAGAACTTCATGATTTACGGGAAAGGATCGGATCATGA
- a CDS encoding M3 family oligoendopeptidase has product MSEADQQWDLSPLYKGPDDPELSRALADAAAVAEQFRRDFRGRIAADSLSADLLAAALRGYRELQQTLLLPYLYAQLLFSADSEPDAHKALIARVREAWSAISEQTLFFELEILRIDEEHFSRLVKDPEIADYRHYLEQLRVHTPYTLSEEVEQALKRKDLSGREAFVQLFDELSAGLRFSFRMPGEEDEREVTGEELLSLLYHADRSVRETAFSTFLRKHAEQSLVLTSCFNNILLDHGREAELRGYPDLMTPTHLASETAPEMVERMMEVSEQNYALAQDYFALKKTLLGYETLKNTDLYAPVGGEGKHYSLDEARRLVLDSFGGFSPRLAEAAAAFFDERRIDLLPRPGKSGGAFCMGMMPGRLPYVLTNFTGTLRDVSTLAHELGHGVHYTLSQKQHLFHFHAPLPFAETASVFAEMLLTRHLLQHERDRETRIALLCAKIEDIIATTFRQNVLTRFELAAHRQRGEGLLSADDFCRLWWDENKKLFGDKVEMIEPYRWGWSYISHFIHARFYCYSYVFGELLTLSLYQRYLEEGSPFVPKYLDLLASGGSDRPQALLDPFAIDLADPGFWQKGYDVVRGLLDELRAVLD; this is encoded by the coding sequence ATGAGTGAAGCAGATCAGCAATGGGATCTTTCCCCGCTTTATAAAGGTCCGGATGATCCGGAGCTGTCGCGGGCACTGGCGGATGCCGCCGCTGTTGCCGAACAATTTCGTCGCGATTTTCGTGGTCGCATTGCCGCTGACAGTCTGTCCGCCGATCTGCTGGCGGCTGCGCTGCGCGGCTATCGGGAGTTGCAGCAGACCCTGCTGCTTCCCTACCTCTATGCCCAGCTGCTGTTTTCCGCCGACAGTGAACCGGACGCGCACAAGGCATTGATTGCCAGGGTGCGCGAGGCCTGGAGCGCAATCAGTGAACAAACCCTCTTTTTCGAACTGGAAATTCTGCGTATCGACGAGGAGCATTTCAGTCGACTGGTGAAGGATCCGGAGATTGCCGATTATCGGCACTATCTCGAACAACTGCGTGTTCATACACCCTATACGCTTAGCGAAGAGGTTGAGCAGGCGCTGAAGCGCAAGGATCTTTCCGGCCGCGAAGCGTTTGTTCAGTTGTTTGACGAGTTGAGTGCCGGGTTGCGTTTTTCCTTCCGTATGCCGGGAGAGGAGGATGAGCGGGAGGTGACCGGTGAGGAGCTGCTCAGCCTGCTCTACCATGCCGACCGGAGTGTTCGGGAAACAGCGTTCAGCACCTTTCTGCGGAAACATGCCGAGCAGTCACTGGTGCTGACGTCCTGTTTCAATAATATCCTCCTTGATCACGGCCGGGAGGCGGAGCTGCGCGGTTATCCCGACCTGATGACGCCGACCCATCTTGCCAGTGAGACGGCGCCGGAAATGGTTGAGCGGATGATGGAGGTCAGTGAGCAGAATTATGCCCTGGCGCAGGACTATTTCGCCCTCAAGAAAACGCTGCTCGGATACGAGACGCTGAAGAATACCGATCTCTATGCGCCGGTCGGCGGGGAAGGAAAGCACTATTCCCTGGATGAGGCCCGTCGCCTGGTGCTGGATTCCTTCGGCGGTTTTTCTCCGCGGCTGGCCGAGGCGGCGGCGGCCTTTTTCGACGAGCGGCGCATCGACCTGCTGCCGCGCCCCGGCAAGAGCGGTGGGGCGTTCTGCATGGGGATGATGCCGGGACGACTGCCGTATGTACTGACCAATTTCACCGGCACCCTGCGTGATGTTTCGACCCTGGCCCACGAACTGGGTCACGGCGTCCACTACACCCTGTCGCAGAAACAGCACCTGTTTCATTTCCACGCGCCGTTGCCCTTCGCGGAGACCGCCAGTGTGTTCGCTGAAATGCTGCTGACCCGTCACCTGCTGCAGCATGAGCGGGACCGGGAGACCCGCATCGCCCTGCTGTGCGCCAAGATCGAGGATATTATCGCCACCACCTTCCGTCAGAATGTCCTGACCCGCTTTGAACTGGCGGCTCACCGGCAACGCGGTGAAGGGTTGCTCTCCGCCGATGACTTCTGTCGGCTCTGGTGGGACGAAAACAAGAAATTGTTCGGCGACAAGGTGGAGATGATCGAACCTTATCGCTGGGGCTGGAGCTACATCAGCCATTTCATCCATGCCCGTTTCTACTGTTATTCCTATGTGTTCGGTGAACTGCTGACCCTGTCGCTCTACCAGCGTTACCTTGAAGAAGGTTCTCCGTTCGTACCGAAATATCTTGATTTGCTCGCCAGCGGCGGCAGTGACCGGCCGCAGGCGCTGCTCGATCCCTTTGCCATCGACCTGGCCGACCCCGGCTTCTGGCAGAAGGGCTACG